Proteins encoded in a region of the Polyangium spumosum genome:
- a CDS encoding carbohydrate ABC transporter permease: protein MTPKRPRDPYLFLAPTALVLGLFFFWPLALVFKNSFYAWDMLTPPEWVGAANYAQILTSGELWGTLARTLSYSVVVVVASLGLGLGLALALDRPGKLYAFVRGAVFSAYVVSWVAVALLWMWILDADGGLLSTLCRAVGVAPKNWLGDPAIALYTLAAVSVWKITGYSMVIFLAGLQDIPRSLHEAAALDGAGPFSRFLHVTWPMLRPSASFVGTTSLILSFQAFDVVRVMTQGGPVKSTTVFVYAIYEHVFVNLRVGRASAMTVSFFVLLLVLTALQLRLWRLGKTDTRRA from the coding sequence ATGACGCCGAAGCGCCCGCGTGATCCTTACCTCTTCCTCGCCCCCACGGCGCTCGTCCTCGGCCTCTTCTTTTTCTGGCCGCTCGCGCTCGTCTTCAAGAACAGCTTCTACGCCTGGGACATGCTCACGCCCCCCGAATGGGTGGGCGCCGCGAATTACGCGCAGATCCTCACGAGCGGCGAGCTCTGGGGCACCCTCGCGCGGACCCTCTCCTACAGCGTGGTCGTCGTCGTCGCCTCCCTCGGCCTCGGCCTCGGCCTCGCGCTCGCCCTCGATCGGCCCGGGAAGCTTTATGCCTTCGTGCGCGGCGCGGTCTTCAGCGCGTACGTCGTCTCGTGGGTCGCCGTCGCCCTGCTCTGGATGTGGATCCTCGACGCCGACGGCGGCCTGCTCTCCACGCTCTGCCGCGCCGTCGGCGTCGCGCCGAAGAACTGGCTCGGCGACCCTGCGATCGCGCTCTACACGCTCGCGGCCGTCAGCGTCTGGAAAATCACGGGGTATTCGATGGTGATTTTCCTGGCGGGGTTGCAGGACATCCCGCGCTCCTTGCACGAGGCCGCGGCGCTCGACGGCGCCGGGCCCTTCTCCCGTTTCCTCCACGTCACCTGGCCCATGCTCCGCCCGAGCGCCTCGTTCGTCGGCACGACCAGCCTGATCCTCTCCTTCCAGGCCTTCGACGTCGTCCGCGTGATGACCCAGGGCGGGCCCGTGAAATCGACCACGGTCTTCGTCTACGCGATCTACGAGCACGTCTTCGTGAACCTGCGTGTCGGCCGGGCGAGCGCGATGACCGTCTCGTTTTTCGTGCTCCTGCTCGTGCTCACGGCATTGCAGCTCCGGCTCTGGCGGCTCGGCAAGACGGACACGAGGCGGGCATGA
- a CDS encoding ABC transporter substrate-binding protein, which translates to MSGRRLGRRDVLIELAASFAALAGASCTRAGREGEASLWFAYGGNNREVLLSLVDRFNAEQSAHRIRAIYQGDYFEALAKLRTAIAARAAPALTHVVGEVVPYLAQAGTLLPIDETREATGDIVPALGQTGTFVRGGERPILCAPFNRSTPIAYYNRALFAELGLRPPTTWSELESVARAATLRTSDGQVTRHGFACPIDWWFWVALVGQAGGTVVEDDGTPSLGGEAGVRALEFWQRLVHEERTMKPPPGRDYNAWQATNTDFLAGRVAMIWTSTAFLKYLENNAKFPVGAAPLPADVRRSVPTGGTMFVMPAASPERERPAARAFLQWMMLPRQANEWATRTGYLPVSQKGLAELEASGYYGEHPNDRVALDQLKDAFAWPWAPSLFRIQREAVQPRLEEAVLARRDARATLDEARRAAGEP; encoded by the coding sequence ATGAGCGGCAGGCGCCTCGGACGGCGGGACGTGTTGATCGAGCTCGCCGCCTCCTTCGCCGCCCTCGCGGGGGCGAGCTGCACGCGCGCCGGCAGGGAGGGCGAGGCCTCCTTGTGGTTCGCCTATGGCGGCAACAACCGCGAGGTCCTGCTCTCGCTCGTCGATCGCTTCAACGCCGAGCAGAGCGCCCACCGCATCAGGGCCATTTACCAGGGGGATTATTTCGAGGCCCTGGCCAAGCTCCGCACGGCCATCGCGGCGCGCGCGGCGCCTGCGCTCACGCACGTCGTCGGCGAGGTCGTGCCTTACCTCGCGCAAGCCGGCACCCTCTTGCCGATCGACGAGACCCGGGAGGCGACCGGCGATATCGTCCCGGCGCTCGGGCAAACGGGGACCTTCGTCCGCGGCGGCGAGCGCCCGATCCTCTGCGCGCCCTTCAATCGCTCCACGCCCATCGCTTATTACAACCGCGCCCTCTTCGCCGAGCTCGGCCTGCGCCCGCCCACCACGTGGAGCGAGCTCGAATCCGTGGCCCGCGCCGCCACGCTCCGCACGAGCGACGGCCAGGTGACCCGCCACGGCTTCGCTTGCCCCATCGACTGGTGGTTCTGGGTCGCGCTCGTGGGCCAGGCGGGCGGGACCGTCGTGGAGGACGACGGCACGCCCTCGCTCGGGGGTGAGGCCGGCGTGCGCGCGCTCGAATTCTGGCAGCGGCTCGTGCACGAGGAGCGCACGATGAAGCCGCCGCCGGGTCGCGATTACAATGCCTGGCAGGCCACGAACACCGACTTCCTCGCGGGCCGGGTGGCCATGATCTGGACGTCGACCGCGTTCCTCAAATACCTCGAAAACAACGCGAAATTCCCGGTCGGCGCCGCGCCTTTGCCGGCGGACGTGCGCCGGAGCGTGCCCACGGGCGGCACCATGTTCGTCATGCCCGCCGCCTCGCCCGAGAGGGAGCGCCCCGCGGCCCGAGCCTTCCTGCAATGGATGATGCTCCCGCGGCAGGCGAACGAATGGGCGACGCGGACGGGGTATTTGCCCGTCTCGCAAAAGGGCCTCGCCGAGCTCGAGGCGAGCGGCTATTACGGCGAGCACCCGAACGACCGGGTCGCGCTCGATCAATTGAAAGACGCCTTCGCGTGGCCCTGGGCGCCCTCGCTCTTCCGCATTCAGCGCGAGGCCGTGCAGCCGCGGCTCGAAGAGGCGGTGCTCGCCCGGAGGGACGCGCGGGCCACGCTCGACGAGGCGCGCCGCGCCGCGGGGGAGCCATGA
- the tpx gene encoding thiol peroxidase produces the protein MAKITLKGNPIHTSGDLPTKGNAAPDFQLLRGDLSRATLSSFSGKKILNIFPSIDTPVCAISVRKFNKVASEKGVTVLNISEDLPFAQKRFCGAEGIDKCESLSAFRSSFGKDYGVEIAEGPFAGLTARAVVVLDEGNKILHAELVAEIAQEPNYDAAIAALG, from the coding sequence ATGGCGAAGATCACGCTCAAGGGCAATCCGATCCACACGTCCGGGGACCTGCCGACGAAGGGCAACGCGGCGCCCGATTTCCAGCTCCTCCGCGGGGACCTGTCGCGGGCGACGCTGTCGTCGTTCTCGGGCAAGAAGATCCTCAATATCTTCCCGAGCATCGACACGCCCGTTTGCGCCATCTCGGTGCGCAAGTTCAACAAGGTCGCCTCCGAGAAGGGCGTGACCGTGCTGAACATCTCCGAGGACCTGCCCTTCGCGCAGAAGCGCTTCTGCGGCGCCGAGGGCATCGACAAGTGCGAGTCGCTCTCCGCGTTCCGCTCGTCGTTCGGCAAGGATTACGGCGTGGAGATCGCCGAGGGGCCCTTCGCCGGCCTCACCGCGCGCGCCGTGGTCGTGCTCGACGAGGGCAACAAGATCCTGCACGCCGAGCTCGTCGCCGAGATCGCGCAGGAGCCGAACTACGACGCCGCGATCGCCGCCCTCGGCTGA
- a CDS encoding carbohydrate ABC transporter permease translates to MMKKGRSWIPLAVVALLWVGPYAWMVSTSLRTLPEIVAAPAWPIPNSIQFEAYREVLTTIPVGRYFLNTTVMAVAIALLQILLALPAGYALAKLHFVGKKAAFALVLACLLIPAQVTFVPVFSMLGPLGLVNTFAALILPFGVSALGTFLVRQALLSVPDEMIEAARLDGASELRIVYGLLAPMLRPTLASLFLFSFVFHYNDYFWPLVMTTDDDVRTLPLAVALLREQGTGVRWHIVMAGNVILSLPVLALFAAVQKQILRAVTARAG, encoded by the coding sequence ATGATGAAGAAGGGTCGCTCGTGGATCCCGCTCGCCGTCGTGGCCCTCCTCTGGGTCGGCCCGTATGCGTGGATGGTCTCCACCTCGCTCCGGACCTTGCCGGAGATCGTCGCCGCGCCCGCGTGGCCCATCCCGAACTCCATTCAATTCGAGGCCTACCGCGAGGTCCTCACGACGATCCCCGTCGGCCGTTATTTCCTCAACACCACGGTCATGGCCGTGGCCATCGCGCTCCTGCAGATCCTGCTCGCCTTGCCGGCCGGATATGCCCTCGCGAAATTGCATTTCGTCGGCAAGAAGGCCGCCTTCGCCCTCGTGCTCGCCTGCCTCCTCATCCCGGCGCAGGTCACGTTCGTCCCGGTCTTCTCGATGCTCGGCCCGCTCGGCCTCGTGAACACCTTCGCCGCGCTGATCCTCCCGTTCGGCGTGAGCGCGCTCGGCACCTTCCTCGTGCGGCAAGCCTTGCTCTCCGTCCCCGACGAGATGATCGAGGCGGCGCGGCTCGACGGCGCGAGCGAGCTCCGGATCGTCTACGGCCTGCTCGCGCCGATGTTACGGCCGACCCTCGCCTCGCTCTTCCTCTTCAGCTTCGTCTTCCATTACAACGATTATTTCTGGCCGCTCGTCATGACCACCGACGACGACGTGCGCACCTTGCCCCTCGCCGTCGCCTTGCTCCGCGAGCAGGGCACCGGCGTGCGCTGGCACATCGTGATGGCGGGGAACGTGATCCTGAGCCTGCCCGTCCTCGCGCTCTTCGCGGCGGTGCAGAAGCAGATCCTGCGCGCGGTGACGGCGCGGGCGGGGTAG
- a CDS encoding SDR family oxidoreductase, whose product MSQQRIVLVTGATDGIGRQTALELLRRGHHVLVHGRTEAKARATCEALEKESRSSEVTAVAGDLASMSAVRALAAEVASRAPRLDVLLNNAGVFLHERKLTEDGFEATFAVNHLAPFLLTHLLLPALRKSDAGRIVTVSSIAHTRGQIDFTDLTSERYFHGYAAYAASKLANVLFAYEMARRLAGTAITSNALHPGVIGTKLLRSGFGMGGGTVAQGAATSVRLATDPELAAVTGKYFSDEHEEPSSTRSLDRRLQRKLYEVSAELVGIAGLPDVT is encoded by the coding sequence ATGTCCCAGCAGCGGATCGTCCTCGTCACCGGCGCGACCGATGGAATCGGGCGCCAGACCGCGCTCGAGCTGCTTCGCCGCGGCCACCACGTGCTCGTCCACGGGCGGACCGAGGCCAAGGCCAGGGCCACCTGCGAGGCGCTCGAAAAGGAGAGCCGATCGAGCGAGGTCACGGCCGTCGCCGGGGATCTCGCGTCGATGTCCGCCGTCCGCGCGCTCGCCGCGGAGGTCGCCTCCCGCGCGCCGCGGCTCGACGTGTTGCTGAACAACGCCGGCGTCTTCCTGCACGAGCGAAAGCTCACGGAGGACGGCTTCGAGGCGACGTTCGCCGTCAATCACCTCGCCCCGTTCCTGCTCACGCACCTGCTCCTGCCCGCGCTTCGAAAGAGCGACGCCGGGCGTATCGTCACGGTGAGCTCGATCGCCCACACCCGCGGGCAGATCGATTTCACGGATCTGACCTCGGAGCGATATTTTCATGGATATGCGGCGTATGCCGCGTCGAAGCTCGCGAACGTGCTCTTCGCGTATGAAATGGCGCGGCGCCTCGCGGGCACGGCCATCACCTCGAACGCGCTGCACCCGGGGGTGATCGGCACGAAGCTCCTGCGCAGCGGCTTCGGGATGGGCGGGGGCACGGTCGCGCAGGGCGCGGCGACGTCCGTCCGGCTCGCCACGGACCCGGAGCTCGCCGCGGTGACGGGCAAATACTTCTCCGACGAGCACGAGGAGCCCTCGTCGACGCGCTCGCTGGATCGAAGGCTGCAACGCAAGCTCTACGAGGTCAGCGCCGAGCTCGTGGGGATCGCGGGGTTGCCGGACGTCACGTAG
- a CDS encoding PD40 domain-containing protein: MTSPAEPEATETEIPPELVPRKRRFWPLAGALLALAGAGAFFSLRSLREPEPLRVVVAVDLDGHFWDGSRASALLVNELCQRLDAIGFEPVRAGDPEVLEVLREAESPEEAAKTLRAAFVVKAKLTPEMIEHPVEGGYFEVRADASIEVRHVRDEVPQAGRLVSWAGGKGKADALRRLAETLALQAFDQVAPHLVKHPAIDAIFKGNDIKLAGHVAKAKKYVEVRGERLNEAERTYKDLENRRRIFEKGPAKITYHSAIGADDALGGSATPGVLVKTAPITPFVAPRTMKLSWITGLETLEWRAPGSERKVLWSGYHLFSYPAAAPDGSRVVFAEDLFGWAKTLTVVDPDGTSRRLRIDAEHRFSSPKVAPGGKAAALYDRPCRDCPGKLAVVSLDDGKTLFERLPEGGFFSGFAWVGPQKLAFLYTPSEAEAPPRQTLYVADLGASPPAAKPLLQVPAEERFDTMEASRDGKKLVAERGGSSTRLALVDVDAGEILPVNVVYAVQNPSFSPDGKRVAFTRFGDVFFYDIEQGNTRMLTENPWNERYPVFSEDGSRIYFESTSDDPNYERRNMSLIGSVAVKDAGPPE, from the coding sequence ATGACCTCTCCTGCCGAGCCCGAAGCGACCGAGACCGAGATCCCGCCGGAGCTCGTGCCCAGAAAACGCCGCTTCTGGCCCCTGGCCGGCGCGCTCCTGGCCCTCGCCGGCGCGGGCGCCTTCTTCAGCCTGCGCTCGCTCCGCGAACCCGAGCCGCTACGCGTCGTCGTCGCCGTCGACCTCGACGGTCACTTCTGGGACGGCTCGCGCGCCTCGGCCCTGCTCGTGAACGAGCTCTGCCAGCGCCTCGACGCCATCGGCTTCGAGCCCGTGCGCGCCGGGGATCCCGAGGTGCTCGAGGTCCTGCGCGAGGCCGAGAGCCCCGAGGAGGCCGCGAAGACGCTGCGCGCCGCGTTCGTGGTGAAGGCGAAGCTCACGCCGGAGATGATCGAACACCCCGTCGAGGGTGGATACTTCGAGGTCCGCGCCGACGCGTCGATCGAGGTCCGCCACGTCCGCGACGAGGTCCCGCAGGCGGGGCGGCTCGTGAGCTGGGCGGGCGGCAAAGGCAAGGCCGACGCGTTGCGCAGGCTCGCCGAGACGCTCGCGCTGCAGGCGTTCGACCAGGTCGCGCCCCACCTCGTCAAGCACCCGGCGATCGACGCCATTTTCAAGGGCAACGACATCAAGCTCGCCGGCCACGTGGCCAAGGCGAAGAAATACGTCGAGGTCCGCGGCGAGCGCCTCAACGAGGCCGAGCGCACCTACAAGGACCTGGAGAACCGCCGCCGGATCTTCGAGAAGGGGCCCGCGAAGATCACCTACCACAGCGCCATCGGCGCGGACGACGCCCTCGGAGGCTCGGCCACGCCCGGCGTCCTCGTGAAGACCGCCCCGATCACGCCGTTCGTCGCGCCGCGCACGATGAAGCTCTCGTGGATCACGGGCCTCGAGACGCTCGAATGGCGCGCGCCCGGCAGCGAACGCAAGGTCCTCTGGAGCGGTTATCACCTCTTCAGTTATCCCGCGGCCGCTCCCGACGGCAGCCGCGTGGTCTTCGCCGAGGACCTCTTCGGCTGGGCGAAGACGCTCACGGTCGTCGACCCGGACGGCACATCGCGCCGCCTCCGGATCGACGCCGAGCACCGCTTCTCCTCGCCGAAGGTCGCGCCCGGGGGAAAGGCCGCGGCGCTTTACGACCGTCCCTGCCGCGATTGCCCGGGGAAGCTCGCCGTCGTCTCGCTCGACGACGGCAAGACGCTCTTCGAACGGCTGCCCGAGGGCGGCTTTTTCTCGGGTTTCGCCTGGGTCGGCCCGCAGAAGCTCGCGTTCTTGTACACGCCGAGCGAGGCCGAAGCGCCGCCGCGACAGACCTTGTACGTGGCCGACCTCGGCGCCTCGCCGCCCGCGGCGAAGCCCTTGCTCCAGGTGCCCGCGGAGGAGCGCTTCGACACCATGGAGGCGAGCCGCGACGGGAAAAAACTCGTGGCGGAGCGCGGCGGGTCGAGCACGCGCCTCGCCCTGGTCGACGTCGACGCGGGCGAGATCCTGCCGGTGAACGTGGTGTACGCCGTGCAAAACCCGAGTTTTTCGCCCGACGGCAAGCGCGTCGCGTTCACCCGGTTCGGGGACGTTTTTTTCTACGACATCGAGCAAGGGAACACTCGGATGCTCACGGAGAACCCCTGGAACGAGCGGTATCCCGTGTTCTCCGAGGACGGCTCGCGTATCTATTTCGAGTCCACGAGCGACGACCCGAACTACGAGCGTCGCAACATGTCCCTCATCGGCTCGGTCGCGGTGAAGGACGCTGGCCCGCCGGAGTAA
- a CDS encoding ABC transporter ATP-binding protein gives MAAIELRGLVRRHPGAEMPALDKLDLDVEDGEMLVLVGPSGCGKSTTLRLVSGLDAPDAGTIRIGDRDVTRVAPQDRDVAMVFQGYALYPHMKVREILAFPLKMRGVSRAEREKKVGEAAELLGLSKLLDRRPGELSGGERQRVAMGRAIVRSPRVFLFDEPLSNLDAALRAELRVELASLVRRLGVTSMYVTHDQVEAMTIGDRIAVMKGGILQQVGAPKAIYEAPANVFVASFLGSPAINRIEVEPRGDKLEAPGFSLAAPAGLDLPARVVVGVRPEHVRISREKPAPENLSFSAEVVHGEPLGAETYLYLDARGTRIAARLPGWGVFSPRDHVTCAVDVRHCLFFDAATGTRLVEARG, from the coding sequence ATGGCGGCCATCGAGCTCCGCGGCCTCGTCCGCCGGCACCCCGGCGCCGAAATGCCCGCCCTCGACAAACTCGATCTCGACGTCGAGGACGGCGAGATGCTCGTGCTCGTCGGCCCCTCGGGTTGCGGCAAATCGACGACGCTCAGGCTCGTCTCCGGCCTCGACGCCCCCGACGCGGGCACGATCCGTATTGGCGACCGCGACGTCACGCGCGTCGCGCCGCAGGACCGGGACGTCGCCATGGTCTTCCAGGGGTATGCCCTCTACCCGCACATGAAGGTGCGTGAGATCCTGGCCTTCCCCCTGAAAATGCGCGGCGTCTCGCGGGCCGAGAGGGAAAAGAAGGTCGGCGAGGCGGCGGAGCTGCTCGGTTTGTCGAAGCTGCTCGATCGTCGTCCCGGCGAGCTCTCGGGCGGCGAGCGGCAACGTGTCGCGATGGGCCGGGCGATCGTGCGTTCGCCGCGGGTGTTTTTGTTCGACGAGCCGCTCTCGAACCTCGACGCCGCGCTCCGGGCCGAGCTCCGCGTCGAGCTCGCCTCGCTCGTGCGGCGGCTCGGGGTGACGAGCATGTACGTCACGCACGATCAGGTCGAGGCGATGACGATCGGCGATCGGATCGCCGTGATGAAGGGCGGCATCTTGCAGCAGGTGGGCGCGCCCAAGGCCATTTACGAGGCGCCTGCGAACGTCTTCGTGGCCTCGTTCCTCGGCAGCCCGGCGATCAACCGCATCGAGGTCGAGCCGCGGGGCGACAAGCTCGAGGCGCCCGGGTTCTCCCTCGCCGCGCCCGCGGGGCTCGACCTGCCGGCGCGTGTCGTCGTGGGCGTCCGCCCCGAGCACGTGCGTATCTCCCGGGAAAAACCCGCCCCCGAGAATCTCTCGTTTTCGGCGGAGGTCGTGCACGGCGAGCCGCTCGGGGCCGAGACGTACCTCTACCTCGACGCGAGAGGCACCCGCATCGCCGCGCGCCTGCCCGGCTGGGGCGTGTTTTCGCCGCGGGACCATGTCACCTGCGCCGTCGACGTGCGCCATTGCCTCTTCTTCGACGCCGCGACGGGGACGAGGCTCGTGGAGGCGCGCGGATGA
- a CDS encoding haloacid dehalogenase-like hydrolase encodes MQDGRTPVQETPEGVVRRLSAARAALPREHDAVLAFDADGTLWKGDVGNDLFEALIAAEAVREEARAALLVEARAACSTEDGSTTTIARGLFAALAAGTYDEARAFAMMAWVFAGYSLDEARAFARRAIEARGLEARLHRFLQPILAWAEAENVPVWVVSASPRWIVEMGVAFLGIPASRVVAMTPRMQDGRIKPELDGPPIYGDHKPVSLRDACPGATLLGAFGDSSYDVPMLAASRVPVAVRPKAGLLARAAEVPSLVVVGT; translated from the coding sequence GTGCAAGACGGTCGAACCCCGGTCCAGGAAACCCCCGAGGGCGTCGTTCGGCGCCTCTCGGCCGCGCGCGCGGCGCTTCCGCGCGAACACGACGCGGTCCTCGCCTTCGACGCCGATGGGACGCTCTGGAAGGGCGACGTCGGCAACGACCTCTTCGAGGCGCTGATCGCCGCCGAGGCGGTGCGCGAGGAGGCGCGCGCGGCGCTGCTCGTCGAGGCCCGCGCCGCGTGTTCGACCGAGGACGGCAGCACCACCACGATCGCGCGCGGCCTCTTCGCCGCGCTCGCCGCGGGCACCTACGACGAGGCGCGCGCCTTCGCCATGATGGCGTGGGTCTTCGCCGGGTATTCCCTCGACGAGGCGCGCGCCTTCGCCAGGCGCGCCATCGAGGCGCGCGGCCTCGAGGCGAGGCTGCATCGATTCCTTCAGCCCATCCTCGCCTGGGCCGAAGCGGAAAACGTGCCCGTCTGGGTGGTCTCCGCTTCGCCGCGCTGGATCGTCGAGATGGGCGTCGCATTCCTGGGAATCCCGGCGAGCCGCGTCGTCGCCATGACGCCTCGTATGCAGGACGGCCGCATCAAGCCCGAGCTCGACGGGCCGCCCATTTACGGTGATCACAAGCCCGTCTCGCTTCGTGACGCCTGTCCGGGCGCGACGCTGCTCGGCGCATTCGGGGATTCGAGTTACGACGTCCCCATGCTCGCCGCTTCGCGCGTGCCGGTCGCGGTGCGCCCGAAGGCGGGGTTGCTCGCGCGCGCGGCCGAGGTGCCGAGCCTCGTCGTCGTCGGAACCTGA